One part of the Salinivirga cyanobacteriivorans genome encodes these proteins:
- a CDS encoding sensor histidine kinase, with the protein MDRKSKISLYLLLTGAILFLVLSVFMVWNAYQSAERQFKFTKQYYLSTAFFQSGMDGQELGPLADSINQMLGAAEPIVGSNRQVIDSLTIQATKEYQNVEENFGRLLQKDGIQTNFNMSVIVSKFFIRQADTVITLYDIDENGSFLTLSGDMKNLGFLKPDNSFFYKLNRFNINLQVSVYVNFPNITFFLLKQIWLQLLISLIMLFLFAGIVAYTIKTIRKQQLVDQMKTDFINNMTHELKTPLTTLSVAAKTIDPENLNATSSLITSQVKRLESVVNQVMELSTLYEKGIARERIPVQEFCMSLLETFARQSGEVELSFYKVEDVDHVWADRFLLETAVLNLLDNARKYGGQSQIFMHVAKSGSWLSLTVADEGPGIPDRFQKYVFDKFYRVPEGNRHEVKGSGLGLFHVREIVKAHGGKVKLISESGRGTKVTVLIPF; encoded by the coding sequence ATGGACAGAAAAAGTAAAATCAGTTTATACCTGCTTCTTACAGGTGCCATATTGTTTTTGGTATTATCTGTTTTTATGGTATGGAATGCTTACCAATCGGCAGAACGGCAGTTTAAATTTACAAAACAGTATTACCTCAGTACTGCATTTTTTCAAAGTGGTATGGATGGGCAGGAACTTGGCCCGCTGGCCGACTCCATAAACCAAATGCTCGGGGCCGCCGAGCCGATTGTGGGTAGTAACCGGCAGGTGATCGACAGCCTTACTATACAGGCCACGAAGGAGTATCAAAATGTGGAAGAAAATTTTGGCCGGTTGTTGCAAAAAGATGGTATTCAAACCAATTTTAACATGTCTGTTATTGTGAGTAAGTTCTTTATACGACAGGCAGACACCGTAATTACATTGTACGATATTGATGAAAATGGTAGTTTTTTGACGCTTTCAGGCGATATGAAAAACCTGGGTTTCCTCAAGCCCGATAATTCTTTTTTCTATAAGCTTAACAGATTTAATATCAATCTGCAGGTGTCGGTATATGTGAATTTTCCAAATATTACATTTTTTCTACTTAAACAAATCTGGTTGCAGCTGCTCATATCATTAATCATGTTGTTTTTATTTGCAGGAATTGTGGCTTATACCATAAAAACCATACGTAAACAACAATTGGTAGATCAGATGAAAACAGATTTTATCAACAACATGACGCATGAGTTGAAGACTCCTTTAACTACGCTTTCTGTGGCAGCCAAAACCATTGATCCTGAAAATTTAAATGCAACCAGCTCCTTAATTACGAGTCAGGTGAAACGTCTCGAGTCCGTAGTAAATCAGGTGATGGAGCTGTCCACCCTCTATGAAAAAGGCATAGCCCGGGAACGTATACCTGTGCAGGAATTTTGTATGAGTTTGCTTGAAACGTTTGCCCGTCAGTCCGGAGAGGTTGAGCTTAGTTTTTATAAGGTAGAGGATGTAGACCATGTTTGGGCTGATCGTTTTTTGCTCGAAACAGCAGTACTTAATTTGCTCGATAATGCCCGGAAATATGGTGGGCAAAGTCAAATATTTATGCATGTGGCAAAGTCGGGTAGCTGGCTAAGCCTTACAGTCGCTGATGAAGGCCCGGGTATTCCGGACCGGTTTCAGAAATATGTGTTCGATAAGTTTTATCGTGTACCTGAAGGTAATAGGCATGAAGTCAAAGGTTCAGGATTAGGGCTTTTCCATGTCAGAGAAATTGTGAAGGCTCACGGTGGAAAAGTAAAATTGATTTCAGAATCGGGCCGGGGAACCAAAGTAACAGTTTTAATTCCTTTTTAA
- a CDS encoding YhdH/YhfP family quinone oxidoreductase — protein MEKQRFKAYVIEEKDGSFIGEIKTKQLEELPEGDLLIKVYYSSLNYKDALSASGNKGVTKNYPHTPGIDAVGKVVQSNNADFSPDDEVIVTSYDLGMNTDGGFGQYIRVPASWAVRLPKNMSMKEAMIYGTAGLTAGMSVYRLTELVKPDDGKIVVSGATGGVGSMSVAMLSKLGYTVAAITGKTTEHEYLRKLGATEIIDRNEIGQAEKKPITKAQFAGAIDTVGGAILENIIKSTAPMGVVTACGNVGSPKIELTVFPFILRGVTLIGIDSQNYPMHYRNKVWGLLADSWKPGHLAEIATEITLEQLPEKIDLMLQGQVRGRVVVKMSE, from the coding sequence ATGGAAAAGCAACGATTTAAAGCATATGTGATTGAAGAGAAAGACGGTAGTTTTATTGGTGAGATAAAAACAAAGCAACTCGAGGAATTGCCGGAGGGCGACCTTTTAATAAAAGTTTACTATTCATCGTTGAACTATAAAGATGCCTTGTCGGCTTCAGGCAATAAAGGCGTAACGAAAAACTACCCGCACACGCCGGGAATCGACGCGGTAGGAAAGGTTGTGCAATCTAATAATGCTGATTTTAGTCCTGATGATGAAGTGATTGTAACCAGTTACGATCTTGGAATGAATACCGATGGCGGATTTGGTCAATACATTCGCGTGCCCGCCTCGTGGGCTGTACGTCTGCCCAAAAACATGTCAATGAAAGAGGCTATGATCTATGGTACTGCAGGCCTCACAGCTGGCATGTCGGTATATCGGCTTACAGAGTTAGTAAAACCTGATGATGGTAAAATCGTAGTATCAGGCGCCACCGGAGGAGTGGGGTCAATGAGTGTGGCAATGTTGAGTAAATTAGGTTACACTGTGGCTGCTATTACAGGTAAAACCACAGAACATGAATATCTACGGAAATTAGGTGCCACAGAAATCATCGACCGTAACGAAATCGGGCAAGCTGAAAAGAAACCAATAACCAAAGCGCAGTTTGCAGGCGCTATTGATACTGTTGGTGGCGCAATTTTAGAAAATATTATAAAATCAACTGCGCCAATGGGGGTGGTAACTGCCTGTGGAAATGTGGGGTCCCCAAAAATTGAATTGACCGTATTTCCGTTTATTTTGCGTGGCGTGACATTAATTGGTATTGATTCGCAAAACTACCCAATGCATTACAGGAACAAAGTTTGGGGACTGCTTGCTGATAGTTGGAAACCCGGTCATTTGGCTGAAATTGCAACGGAAATTACCCTTGAACAGTTGCCGGAAAAAATTGACCTTATGCTCCAGGGTCAGGTAAGGGGTCGTGTAGTTGTAAAAATGAGTGAATAG
- a CDS encoding energy transducer TonB, whose amino-acid sequence MKKYQDNKLQLKLKRYFSPVNDSIYYFEEVDKQDHLWRTGYTNNKFPLHLVQEMKTYFENGQLESIRTYKNNRCIESTHWHEDRTPAPENRAIDLDSLAEFPGGQAELFKFISKNIRYPQQAKNKRITGKVFLQFIITDKGKVSDVKVIKSVHPLLDEEARRVVGSMPNWKPAKFMGKHVNIRYQVPINFNLIGFW is encoded by the coding sequence GTGAAGAAATACCAAGATAATAAGCTGCAGTTAAAGCTCAAACGATATTTCTCCCCGGTAAACGACAGCATTTATTATTTTGAAGAAGTCGACAAACAAGATCATCTCTGGCGGACAGGCTATACAAACAACAAATTCCCATTGCACCTTGTGCAAGAAATGAAAACTTATTTTGAAAATGGCCAGCTGGAGAGCATTCGTACATATAAAAACAATCGTTGTATTGAAAGTACGCATTGGCACGAAGATAGAACCCCTGCACCCGAAAACCGAGCCATCGACCTGGACTCTTTAGCTGAATTTCCGGGTGGACAAGCAGAGTTATTCAAGTTCATTAGTAAAAACATCCGATATCCGCAACAAGCAAAAAACAAAAGGATCACGGGTAAGGTCTTTCTTCAATTTATCATTACAGATAAAGGTAAGGTGAGCGATGTAAAGGTAATAAAGAGCGTACACCCCCTGCTCGACGAGGAAGCCCGTAGGGTAGTAGGCTCAATGCCCAATTGGAAACCTGCAAAATTCATGGGCAAACATGTTAATATTCGTTACCAGGTTCCCATCAATTTTAATTTGATAGGTTTTTGGTAG
- a CDS encoding IS701 family transposase, with the protein MYLSEYEYFFKNKTKTNFDKASQYVEGLALSDLKNIERISETLNANYHQMQHFITESNWDARAVIDQTAKNVDQALPNRKLTGLLIDESGWVKKGKKSVGVDHQYCGNVGKTANSQVAVFGCLCNDKYASLVDTRLYLPKSWIDDQGRCEAAGIPREDRIFRTKPELATEIVKHQLEMGISFDYVGADGLYGNDIVFTRSVADLGLIYMLDIHSNQKIYLEEPELYLPERKSNRGRAPKKLKASTSAVNADTYIKTLSAKDWKKLNIRDSAKGKLKGLFHFKTVYIWDKASNAVEKRLLVVSKRKTNDCVETKYSFTNAELVQYTEQALAYMQAQRFFIEHSFKEQKQILGMDHFQTRKWKSWYHQVALNMIVGSFMLKEKILNHDQIPLLSARDIMDFLVYKFYREMTDERMLEKLEHRHKKRQRDIDYCYSKQ; encoded by the coding sequence GTGTATTTGTCTGAATATGAGTATTTTTTCAAAAATAAAACAAAGACAAACTTCGATAAAGCCTCTCAATATGTCGAAGGACTTGCATTAAGCGATTTGAAAAACATAGAACGCATAAGTGAAACATTGAATGCCAACTATCATCAGATGCAGCATTTCATAACAGAATCTAACTGGGATGCTCGGGCTGTCATCGATCAAACTGCAAAAAATGTAGACCAAGCATTGCCCAATCGGAAGTTAACAGGACTACTCATCGATGAAAGTGGTTGGGTTAAAAAGGGAAAGAAAAGCGTTGGTGTTGATCATCAGTATTGTGGGAATGTAGGAAAAACAGCAAACTCACAGGTAGCCGTTTTTGGCTGCCTTTGTAATGACAAATACGCCTCGTTGGTCGATACCAGGCTTTATTTACCAAAATCATGGATCGATGATCAGGGTAGATGTGAAGCTGCAGGTATACCCCGTGAAGATAGGATTTTCCGCACAAAACCAGAGTTGGCAACAGAAATAGTAAAGCATCAACTTGAAATGGGTATATCATTTGATTACGTTGGAGCGGATGGCCTATATGGAAATGACATTGTATTTACCCGTTCTGTGGCTGATTTGGGCTTAATTTATATGCTTGATATTCATAGTAATCAAAAGATATATTTAGAAGAGCCGGAACTTTATTTGCCCGAACGCAAGAGTAATCGGGGGCGCGCCCCAAAAAAGCTAAAAGCAAGTACATCAGCAGTTAATGCCGACACCTACATTAAAACCCTGTCCGCAAAGGATTGGAAGAAATTAAATATTCGCGATTCTGCAAAAGGCAAACTCAAGGGGCTCTTTCATTTCAAGACTGTTTACATTTGGGACAAAGCCTCCAATGCCGTTGAAAAACGTTTATTGGTTGTTTCGAAAAGAAAAACAAATGATTGCGTAGAGACTAAATATTCATTCACAAATGCCGAACTTGTCCAGTACACCGAACAAGCACTGGCATATATGCAGGCACAGCGTTTTTTTATAGAGCACAGTTTCAAAGAACAAAAGCAAATATTGGGGATGGACCATTTTCAGACTCGTAAATGGAAATCATGGTATCATCAAGTTGCATTAAATATGATTGTAGGCAGTTTTATGTTAAAGGAGAAAATTTTAAATCATGACCAGATTCCATTGCTTTCTGCAAGGGACATCATGGATTTTTTGGTATATAAGTTTTACCGTGAAATGACAGATGAGCGTATGTTGGAAAAATTGGAACATCGACACAAAAAAAGGCAACGGGATATAGATTACTGTTATTCAAAACAATAA
- a CDS encoding NmrA family NAD(P)-binding protein has protein sequence MSKPKILVTASTGNIGLPLSKTLHKKGIPFTAATRDAKKAFEQFGFETETVHLDFKEPNGFAEALKGIETLFLCGPSATPGAEKLLVPLVEQAIDSGVQKFIFISSYPSIMSMIENSGKDYTFLRGNFFMQNFELYQTTDIRDRHQLFLPTGKGKAPFVDTHDIGAVAAEVIENPSKFSKETIYLTGPEAMDLHQAAGIFSEVLNKNITYKEPDDDAYRKEMEQRGFSKAYIDAMIAVFGKIKSGQVAQTSDSIEKILDRKPNTLKDYIERNKSVFV, from the coding sequence ATGAGCAAACCAAAAATCTTAGTTACAGCATCAACCGGAAACATAGGATTACCGCTTTCAAAAACCTTACATAAGAAAGGAATTCCCTTTACTGCAGCAACCAGAGATGCTAAAAAAGCATTTGAGCAATTCGGTTTCGAAACAGAGACTGTACATCTTGATTTTAAGGAACCGAATGGATTTGCCGAAGCGCTCAAAGGAATTGAAACCCTGTTTTTATGTGGCCCCTCAGCTACACCAGGTGCAGAAAAACTGTTAGTTCCCTTAGTGGAGCAAGCCATTGATAGTGGGGTGCAAAAATTTATTTTCATTTCGTCTTATCCCAGCATTATGAGCATGATAGAAAATAGTGGTAAAGACTACACTTTCTTGCGCGGTAATTTCTTCATGCAGAACTTTGAATTGTATCAAACAACAGATATCCGCGATCGACATCAGTTGTTTCTACCAACAGGTAAAGGGAAAGCCCCATTTGTGGACACCCATGACATTGGCGCGGTTGCAGCTGAAGTAATTGAAAACCCTTCGAAATTCAGTAAAGAAACCATATACCTCACAGGCCCCGAAGCTATGGACCTGCATCAGGCTGCTGGAATTTTTTCAGAGGTCTTAAACAAAAACATTACTTACAAAGAGCCCGATGATGATGCCTACCGCAAAGAAATGGAACAGCGCGGTTTTTCAAAAGCGTATATCGATGCCATGATCGCCGTATTCGGAAAGATCAAAAGCGGACAGGTTGCCCAAACTTCGGATAGTATTGAAAAAATACTGGACAGAAAGCCCAATACGCTTAAAGACTATATTGAGCGAAACAAGTCAGTTTTTGTTTGA
- a CDS encoding CPBP family intramembrane glutamic endopeptidase: MEKAKSYYPSVAQSWGIVGIAIVSMLLFIPLNSALTGVFGKEISFFVYYLFSMGVPFVLAHFLRKKETGVTEYNFGSGSTKVIVFMIITTIAIQTGIIVPIVSLVPMPEFMQEIFREFAQQDGLFSFISIVIAAPVIEELIFRGIILDGLLKRYSPVKSIILSSVLFGIVHLNPWQFIGALIVGVFSGWVYYKTRKLTFSILVHAANNLFAFAPVYFMSPETMMSESLTDLYGSSLNVFFITGGAIIISILGLLMLKKEFSN, from the coding sequence ATGGAAAAAGCAAAAAGCTATTACCCCAGTGTGGCGCAAAGTTGGGGTATTGTAGGAATAGCCATTGTTTCAATGTTGCTGTTCATTCCCTTAAATTCAGCATTAACCGGAGTGTTTGGAAAAGAGATTTCTTTTTTTGTTTATTACCTTTTTTCAATGGGTGTACCTTTTGTATTAGCGCATTTTTTAAGAAAAAAGGAGACCGGAGTCACGGAATACAATTTTGGTTCAGGTAGCACAAAGGTTATAGTATTTATGATCATCACTACCATTGCAATTCAAACGGGTATTATTGTGCCAATCGTCAGTTTAGTGCCTATGCCCGAGTTTATGCAGGAAATCTTTCGCGAGTTTGCCCAACAAGATGGATTGTTTTCTTTTATTTCAATTGTTATTGCAGCACCGGTAATCGAGGAGCTTATTTTCAGAGGCATAATCTTAGATGGTCTTTTGAAAAGATACAGTCCGGTGAAATCCATTATTCTATCAAGCGTGCTTTTTGGAATTGTGCATTTAAACCCCTGGCAATTCATTGGTGCACTTATTGTTGGTGTGTTTTCCGGTTGGGTTTATTACAAAACACGTAAGCTGACATTCTCAATTCTCGTCCATGCGGCTAATAATTTATTTGCTTTTGCCCCGGTGTATTTTATGAGTCCTGAGACCATGATGAGTGAATCACTAACAGATCTCTATGGTAGTTCATTGAATGTGTTTTTTATTACGGGTGGAGCCATAATCATATCGATATTGGGTTTGCTCATGCTTAAAAAAGAGTTTAGTAATTGA
- a CDS encoding sodium:calcium antiporter, whose product MELSLAILLFALSAVIIAVVGTWLTKAADQLADLTGLGEAMFGAIFLGGATSLPGIVTSVVAAMQGHPQLAVSNAIGGIAAQTLFLSIADITYRKINLEHAAASFANLMQGLLLIGLLSFVIIGMTGPEIAVFHVHPFSIVMVAIYIAGSRMISRAKDWPMWTPRVTAATVQDAPDQDNIENLNLKSVVLKFLVSAIVVALAGFAVARTGIIIAAKTGLSETLVGVLFTAIATSFPELIVAISAVRQKALTLSVGNIIGGNTFDVLFIAFADLAYRKGSILHAIASEQIFIMAVTMLMTSTLILGLLHRERKGFAKIGWESLMIILIYFAGNAILLFFF is encoded by the coding sequence ATGGAATTATCGCTTGCTATTCTGCTTTTTGCGCTTTCGGCAGTTATAATTGCCGTGGTAGGAACGTGGTTGACAAAAGCTGCTGACCAGCTTGCTGATTTAACAGGGCTGGGAGAAGCCATGTTTGGAGCCATTTTCCTTGGTGGAGCCACCTCTTTACCCGGTATCGTAACTTCTGTGGTTGCTGCAATGCAGGGGCATCCGCAACTGGCTGTCAGTAATGCCATTGGCGGAATAGCAGCACAAACACTATTTCTTTCTATAGCCGATATAACCTATCGCAAGATTAATCTTGAACATGCTGCAGCTTCTTTTGCCAACTTAATGCAGGGGTTATTGCTTATTGGGCTTTTGTCTTTTGTGATAATTGGCATGACGGGGCCGGAAATTGCCGTATTTCATGTACATCCATTTTCCATAGTTATGGTGGCGATATATATTGCCGGTTCAAGAATGATTTCCAGAGCTAAAGACTGGCCCATGTGGACGCCAAGGGTTACGGCGGCCACTGTGCAGGATGCTCCTGATCAGGATAATATAGAAAATCTGAACCTGAAAAGCGTGGTTTTGAAGTTTCTGGTATCTGCAATTGTGGTAGCACTGGCCGGATTTGCAGTAGCCCGCACAGGTATTATCATTGCCGCTAAAACCGGGTTGTCAGAAACACTTGTGGGTGTGTTGTTTACAGCCATCGCCACATCTTTTCCTGAGTTAATAGTTGCAATTTCTGCCGTAAGACAAAAGGCGCTGACTTTATCTGTAGGAAATATCATCGGGGGCAATACTTTCGATGTGCTATTTATTGCCTTTGCCGATTTGGCCTATCGAAAAGGAAGTATCCTGCATGCCATAGCATCGGAACAGATTTTTATTATGGCAGTTACCATGTTAATGACCAGTACGCTAATTCTTGGACTCTTACACCGTGAGCGGAAGGGGTTTGCAAAAATTGGTTGGGAGAGCCTCATGATTATTTTGATTTACTTTGCCGGTAATGCCATTTTACTGTTCTTCTTTTAA
- a CDS encoding glycine zipper family protein has product MKIDQTIEFFDQLTNETQKFSERRRYRQFARMLKELNEKDTSGKYTMVIDRKLDEIQPQLLAPADRKKAVQNFIKFISETLGFVPAHHYISIGVGIGLASGTALGVLIGLLLSQPYGIAYGASIGSSTGLAFGLVIGRFLDNKAARENRVLKYL; this is encoded by the coding sequence GTGAAAATAGATCAAACCATTGAGTTTTTTGATCAACTTACCAATGAGACGCAAAAGTTTTCGGAGCGGCGTCGTTACAGGCAGTTTGCCAGAATGCTTAAAGAACTGAATGAAAAAGATACTTCTGGTAAGTATACTATGGTAATTGACCGTAAATTAGACGAGATTCAGCCACAATTATTGGCGCCTGCAGATAGAAAAAAAGCGGTTCAAAACTTTATAAAATTTATTAGCGAAACACTAGGTTTTGTGCCAGCTCACCATTATATTTCAATAGGAGTTGGTATAGGTTTGGCATCGGGTACGGCATTAGGTGTATTGATAGGTCTGTTATTATCGCAGCCTTATGGTATCGCATATGGAGCTTCCATTGGAAGTAGTACTGGTTTGGCATTTGGTTTAGTCATTGGCCGGTTTTTAGATAATAAGGCCGCCAGGGAAAACCGCGTTTTAAAATATCTTTAA
- a CDS encoding DUF4440 domain-containing protein, giving the protein MSYQLETFIEAFNRAWTDGKVQDMEPLLDEGVVFLSPDMETKVIGRTACLETIRAYAKNATTKSFEVKHNDIHTWNETAVITLDYVIAYEMGHIVYNELGKELWTLKKQAGKWLLIWRALIKSQPLA; this is encoded by the coding sequence ATGAGTTATCAGTTAGAAACATTTATCGAAGCATTCAATAGAGCCTGGACTGATGGGAAAGTCCAGGATATGGAACCGTTGCTTGATGAGGGAGTGGTATTTTTGTCGCCCGATATGGAAACTAAGGTTATAGGTCGAACTGCCTGTTTGGAAACCATTCGGGCCTATGCTAAAAATGCCACTACGAAGTCTTTCGAAGTTAAGCATAACGACATCCATACCTGGAACGAAACAGCTGTGATTACGCTTGACTATGTGATTGCCTATGAGATGGGCCATATAGTATACAACGAGTTAGGCAAAGAGTTGTGGACACTTAAAAAGCAGGCCGGTAAATGGTTGCTCATTTGGCGCGCCCTGATAAAAAGTCAACCTTTAGCATAG
- a CDS encoding metallophosphoesterase yields MKKLLTIAFLCLPFLVLAQTSIYDIQYTSEAGGGTWPSTYAGQTVTTGGIVTVANYNGGRYFIGSSTGGAWSGLFIYDNTNAPAVGDSIVITGLVYEYNGMTEIKDVTSFDVISSGNALPPKANIATSDVTDEAYEGVLVQVSDVAVAQPFDEYDNWSVDDGSGTCVVRGGIYNLANDGFPLFEGYPFAIVSGIVTDYYGACLLPRYRADIQSASNAFVLFTNDHYVDQGALLELPVKVAVLNQTSDISEYTFSLTYDASVVAYQGFEKSGTLSEPGTVTDNSTSGNINITFSGNVTCNDVMTLIKLKFSAVADGIGDLQFTSSTINGSDITHVATGELLSGASPCDIPSADTLTIVQRPLLNIPTMAMPGETFEIECFAPQSTTGWSARLLLNNLEVDLEITSNTYDATLDKWTLQTTVPAVEFFELYDLEVSANDLVTDTAANAVRILDQYKTDYYFVHITDAHLPGHTFWGDPGYETDDTEIADMEAVIEDINLINPEFVLFTGDVLNEGEMEDFECLRHHTKVVELLQQFEVPVYVVPGNHDLGGWEATPPSQGTARRDWWRFFGWRQRIIPPVQEAYYTHDYSFDYGNVHFTGLESSDNYDGYMYEVYGEKGFIPSQLTWLSSDLAAAGNKTKVLFYHYDFNDDIDLTSLGADMALWGHTHSDTDDYTHPYNIGTDNICDETSAYRVIRVSDGTLTPESTVYARDFGDNQSLEVTFSAENNGLYDSLGATITNNHNQNFTHAQLKFVMPEGNYTVTNGTLQQIIPFEGKNICYVEVALEANSTVDVTVEKSGTNAIKPVFIDGALAQNYPNPFSHQTKINFALKNSGYVQLSVYNSAGQQIKTLVNGFISAGNHTVTWNGTNDAGSKVPQGIYFYKFVVNGKQIASRQMVVVK; encoded by the coding sequence ATGAAAAAGTTACTCACCATTGCATTTCTATGCCTGCCTTTTTTAGTGCTGGCACAAACCAGTATTTATGATATTCAGTACACCAGCGAAGCCGGCGGTGGTACGTGGCCATCAACTTATGCCGGGCAAACCGTTACCACAGGCGGAATAGTTACCGTGGCCAATTATAATGGCGGCCGTTATTTTATTGGATCATCGACCGGGGGAGCATGGAGCGGTCTGTTTATTTATGACAATACCAATGCTCCTGCAGTGGGCGACAGCATCGTGATTACAGGCCTGGTTTATGAATACAACGGGATGACAGAAATTAAAGATGTGACCTCGTTTGATGTTATATCTTCAGGCAACGCCCTGCCTCCGAAAGCCAACATAGCAACTTCAGATGTTACTGATGAAGCTTATGAAGGTGTTTTGGTGCAGGTATCAGATGTGGCAGTGGCGCAGCCATTTGATGAATACGATAACTGGTCCGTTGATGATGGCAGTGGAACCTGTGTGGTTAGAGGCGGCATTTACAACCTGGCCAATGATGGGTTTCCGCTTTTTGAGGGTTATCCATTTGCAATAGTAAGTGGTATTGTTACAGACTATTATGGTGCCTGTCTGTTACCAAGGTATCGTGCAGATATTCAGTCGGCCAGCAACGCATTTGTGCTCTTTACCAACGACCATTACGTGGATCAGGGCGCCCTCCTTGAACTGCCCGTAAAAGTGGCCGTTCTTAATCAAACAAGCGATATTTCCGAATATACATTTAGCTTGACTTATGATGCCTCGGTAGTGGCCTATCAGGGTTTTGAGAAATCTGGCACGCTTTCAGAGCCGGGCACAGTTACCGATAATTCCACATCGGGCAATATCAACATTACATTCAGTGGAAACGTAACCTGCAACGATGTAATGACCCTCATTAAATTGAAGTTCAGTGCTGTGGCTGATGGCATTGGAGACCTCCAATTTACCTCTTCCACGATCAATGGCAGTGACATCACTCATGTGGCTACAGGGGAATTGCTATCAGGTGCATCACCCTGCGATATACCCTCTGCTGACACACTGACCATTGTGCAGCGCCCGCTTTTAAATATTCCTACAATGGCCATGCCCGGTGAGACTTTCGAAATTGAGTGTTTTGCACCTCAAAGCACAACGGGTTGGAGTGCTCGCCTGTTGCTGAACAATCTGGAAGTTGACCTGGAGATTACATCAAACACCTATGATGCTACGCTGGACAAATGGACCCTGCAAACTACAGTGCCGGCTGTGGAGTTTTTTGAGTTATACGATCTTGAGGTAAGCGCCAATGACCTGGTTACTGATACTGCTGCCAATGCGGTAAGAATTTTAGACCAGTACAAGACCGATTATTACTTCGTGCACATTACTGATGCGCATTTGCCGGGTCATACTTTTTGGGGCGATCCGGGTTATGAAACCGATGACACCGAAATAGCTGATATGGAGGCTGTAATTGAAGATATTAACCTGATAAACCCGGAGTTTGTGCTTTTTACAGGCGATGTACTCAACGAAGGGGAAATGGAAGATTTTGAGTGCTTACGACACCACACTAAAGTGGTGGAGTTACTTCAGCAATTTGAAGTACCGGTGTATGTAGTGCCCGGAAACCACGATTTGGGCGGATGGGAGGCAACTCCGCCATCCCAGGGTACCGCCCGCAGAGACTGGTGGCGCTTTTTTGGCTGGCGGCAACGCATCATACCGCCTGTTCAGGAAGCATACTATACCCACGATTATAGCTTCGATTACGGCAATGTACATTTTACAGGTCTGGAGTCGTCAGACAATTATGATGGCTATATGTACGAAGTGTATGGCGAAAAAGGGTTCATTCCCTCGCAACTTACATGGCTCAGCAGCGATTTGGCTGCAGCCGGAAACAAAACTAAAGTGCTTTTTTATCATTACGATTTTAACGATGATATCGACCTTACAAGTCTGGGCGCCGATATGGCATTGTGGGGTCATACGCACAGCGATACCGACGACTATACACATCCGTACAATATCGGTACCGATAATATTTGCGATGAAACCAGTGCATACCGGGTGATTAGAGTGAGTGACGGTACATTAACACCTGAGAGTACGGTCTATGCAAGGGATTTTGGAGATAATCAAAGTCTTGAGGTGACCTTTAGTGCCGAAAATAATGGCCTATACGATAGTTTGGGGGCTACGATTACCAATAACCATAACCAGAATTTTACGCATGCGCAACTGAAATTCGTTATGCCTGAAGGGAATTATACTGTAACTAATGGCACTTTGCAACAAATAATACCTTTTGAAGGTAAAAATATTTGCTATGTTGAAGTTGCTTTGGAGGCCAATTCCACCGTCGATGTTACAGTAGAAAAAAGTGGTACAAATGCCATTAAGCCGGTTTTTATAGATGGTGCTTTAGCGCAAAATTATCCGAATCCTTTTTCTCATCAAACCAAAATAAATTTTGCGCTCAAAAATAGCGGATATGTGCAGTTGTCGGTATACAACAGTGCCGGTCAGCAAATAAAAACCCTGGTAAATGGTTTTATTTCTGCTGGGAATCACACAGTAACATGGAATGGAACCAATGATGCAGGATCAAAGGTGCCGCAGGGTATCTATTTTTACAAGTTTGTGGTGAATGGTAAACAAATTGCATCAAGGCAAATGGTTGTTGTGAAGTGA